The Sphingobacteriales bacterium genomic sequence ATATGATTAGGTCATCTAAGTAAACCGGAAAGCTAGAAGGATTATAAACATATACTTTTACGTGGTCTTTTAAGGTTTGCGCGGCAGGTATTGTTGTTTCAAACGACACTTTTTGCCACCTTCCTTCGGGCACTAAATCTTGTAGATTTATCGGTGTCCAGTTGTAGCTTTTCTCATTTTCAAACGATATAACCATTATTGGCTGTTTGTATTGGTTGGGTTCATTTTGATTAATTAGTATTTGCGCTTCGGCATGTAAAATTTTACCGGTGGCGTTGGCAATTTCGGACATTGGCAGGTCAAAACCTAAAGAATAGGGCGCGGCATTTGAAACAATGGCAGAGAATTTACCTTCAAAAGCGTGAAGGCTGTCTATCCGGATAGAATCGGCAGTTGGCTGCTGCTCAAAACTTGTTGTAAACAGGGTTGTTTCGGCGTTGTTATTATTAAAGGTAAATTGTTTTTTCTTAAATAAGTATGTTTTTCGGTGGTTTCCCCATTGGTCGCCTGCTTCAAATGAGCGCAACAAATCAAAGCGGCTATCTTGTGTTATCATTTCAAGCTTAGTTTGACATTCCATAACGCTATACCAATCGTCCCAAATTATCAAACTTTTATCAGGTATTGGTTTATTTTTAAACAGCTCGGCGGTAAATTCTTTTTTGTCTTGGTCAAACATATCTACATTTAGCGCCATAGCAATAAACGGGGCATCAAAATAGTATTTATACCCCTCAAAACGGTTGCCAATGTAATTAGCCATTTCCATTTGAGCAACCTGGTCGGCACGTAAAAGCAGATGGGTTTTCCAGTTTTGACCAAAAAGGGTAAAAGCAAAAACAAGGGCAACTACTGTTGTTACAAATCCTTTTTTTGCTATTATTTTATTTCCCCATAAATCGCTTAGGATATTTAGACCTCTTAAACAAATTATTGCCGCTAAAGGAACAACACCCACCAATACGCGCAGCAGCCCAAAAGATTTAAATATTCCTAAATACCAAAATAAAGTATGCGCCAAGATATAGGCCAAAAAACAGCCATATACCAGCCAAAGTTCGGTAGCTGTAATAAAGCGGTACGAAACTGATTTAAGGGTTTGGTATAATTTGATGGCACCATATACTAAGCCTGCGCCCAGCAAAATATACATTGGCAACCCCAATACATTTTTCAACCCATTTATAAAATGAAATAGTTGCCCCGACCCATAAATTGAACTATTTTGCGCATAAGGTATATCGGTAAATACCCACCAAAAACTGCCAAGGTAAAAATATCCTACTATGCTAAAAACTACATGTCCGGCAAACAGCAAAGGCAATAGTCGCCATTTTTTAATACTCAACAAGTATAGGAAATATACACATAAAATAACTAACCCCTCTGAGCGCACAAAGGGCAAAAACGATACCCATATAACCGATGCCGTTACCTGCCCTCTTACTGCCATAAAAACCGCCGCTATAAGCCAAAAGGCAAAGAGGGGTTCGGTAAGCCCCGATAAAGTGAGGTAAATATGCATAGGTGCCAGCATTACAAACAACAAGGCTATAACGGCATTTGGTAGCGCAAATATTTTCGCAATTTTGTAAGAGAACCATGCAGAAAGCGTGCTTAGGCCTATGTTCATAAGTTTTACCCCTACAAAACCTAACTGTGTAAAAGGGGCAGCTATCAACACGTACATGGGTTTGGCCCAGTGGTCTAAAAAATTAGCGGTATGTTTAAAGGCATACTTTGCAAAAAGGTAATGCGAAACGCTATCGCCTTCATCTCCGGTGCCGTTTGTAAGAAATGCCAATGCACACATGGCAGCAAAATAAATGCAAATAAAAACAAATGGTAGTCTGTCTTGTTTTAGCGGCATAGAAAGTATCTTGATAAACAGTGCTGAAAGCCAAAAGTATTATTACCCAAGCGTATAAGTTAAAACACCGGAGTTAGCATTATTGGCAGTATAAACATTCTAACTACCAACTTAAATGCTTTTTGTCATTAATGAACGGCATTTTTAAGCTACCCCACTGGCTCTAAATCAGGGTCTTTAGCGATGTCGTCTTTAGCCGTATCCTCATTATTGCTGCCCTCCTCATTTTGATTAACAGCAGAGTCGGCCAATTCGGGTAACGATGACGATGGCACTAAGTCATTATTATTCGTTTCTTCTACGGTGGGCGGCACTTCGGTTAAAGCCGGAAAAGCAGCGGTGGGGTGTTCGTCGTTTAAAACAATTACAATGCCGCTGTTTTCTGTTTCTGTTTCTTCTTTTGGAGTTTGGTTTTCGGTTGTTTCAGTTTCGTTGGGTTCGGCAGTTGTTGCGGCTGGTTTGGTGCTGCGTGTGCGCGTAACTTTTTGTGCTTTGGTAGGTTTGGCTTTTTCCTTTTCGCCTCGGCTTTTTTGGTTATTCGATGCAGCTTCAGATTGATTTTTAAGCTGTTTAAACGTTTTTTGCATATCCGCCAACTTTTCCAATTTCGATTCTATCCGGGCTTCTATCATGGCTATTTTTGCCTCTAATAATTGCGACTCTAAACTGCGGTTGGTCTCGGTTTTGCGTGCTTGTTGGTATTGCAACGATTCCTGGTCTTGCTCTATTGATTTTTCCATTCGTTTTATTACCTCTTCTAAGCCTTTTAAACGAGCTTGCGAGCGCGAGTTGTCGCTGGTTTTGCGTTCACTTCGTATAGCTTCAAAAGCTATATTAAAAGCATTGCGCACTTTGGCGGCTAATTTATTAGTAATTTTAAGCCCTTGCGACTCGGTTTGCAATTGTCGCAGGTTATTAAACAAATCGTTAAGGCGGTGCGAGTTTGCAACCTGGGCAACAATTTCCTCAATTTTCGCTAACATGCTCTCGACAACGGCATTGGCATGACTTTCAAAGCTCTCGCTTTCGCTTTTTCTAAGTTCTTTTAACTTGCTAAAACAGGTATTAATTTGGTCGCGAAGTGCGGTGGCTTGTTCGCGGGTTAAATCGCGCTCTTGGTAATGCCGGTTTACCTTATCCCAATACGATTTTGTGATGTCCCATGCTTCGGGGTCATTTTTTTCCATTTCGCCCACTTGCAGAACTAATTGGTCAATTTCGAGGGTTAGTTGTTGCATTAATTTTAACGACAACACTTTTACAAACCATTCTTTTTCGGCACGGCTTACCAAGTCGGTTTCTTTGGTTCGTATTTCGTCGGGTAGCAGGTTGCCGTCCGACATTTTGCGTTCTTCGTGGGTATTTGCCAAGGCAAAGTCGGCATCTGTTAGTACGTCCCAGTCTTTAAACATTTTTTCAATAAAGGCTTCTTCTAAAACAGCCTTGTCAAATGTCCAAAAATCAACTTTGTTATCGTGTTCGCGTAAGCGCAAAACTGCAAGAATTTCTTGCTCATTTTCGTTGGTTGCCCAAAAAACAATCGTGTTTTTCATTTAAGATGTGCTAAAATGGAAAATAGGTAGGTAATCAGTTAAGCAAAAGTAAAAACTATTGCCGGTACGTTTTTTATGTCTATTTCCGGAGCAAATTTAAATTAAATCCGGAGACATTATTATAGTCAATGATGTAAATGTTTTTCCGGAAAGAAATTAAAAGCCACCAGAGCCGTTTTGTTAATTTTAAGTTTTATCTAATCAAAATAGGATGTTTGATGAGCTAAATACTATCCGGAAAAATTTGTTTAAATTCTTGTTGTAGTTTGTGTTTGTAGTTTTCTAAAAAAAGTATCCGGAAAATTATTTTATTCCGGATTAATCTTTTAATTCTATCAATTAATCAGTTAACAAGGCAACTAACTAAGCAATTTAATTAAATGTTAAAAAATAAAACGGGTAGCAAACATATATGCTGCCTATTAATTTAATGGGTACGGTCAAAATATTATTATTTTGCCGTTGGTTCTGTTTTTTTCTCTTCGGCTTTTATGCCTTCTTCAAGTTCTTTTTGTACATTATTGCGGGCATTGTTAAACTCGCGGATGCCTTGGCCTATGCCGCGTGCTAATTCCGGAATTTTACGACCACCAAAAAGTACCAAAACTACTAAAAGAATAACCAACATTTCGTTGAAGCCAATATTGCCTAAAAATAGTAGGTGGTTCATGGTTAAAATAATTAGTTAAAATGAAAACGAGTGAATAAAATGTTTTACAAAGGTACGGCAATTATGCCGGTTAAAACAGTAATTTTATAGCTAATTTATCGAAAAACGTTCAAAAACTTCTCCATCTGGGTCGTAATGGCCTAAATTATTGGCATTTTTTTGGCTTAGCAGCCAAATGCTAATGTCTTCGGGGGCTTGCAACGAGGTGGTGTACCAAGCGGGTATTTTACCTTTGCTAAATAGTTGTCCTAATGGTCTATCGAACCATTTGCGGTCTTCGGCAGGGGTACGGAGGCTTTTTTCGGCTTCTTTAAGCATTTTCCACAGGCGGTCAACAGCAATTTTTCGGTTAGGCTGTAGGTCGGTCAGCAGGTCGTATAGCAAGGCTTGGTCTAAGGCGGGCAACTGGTGTGCCTCGGCTATATTGGTTAGTTTTTGGTAGTTTTCTAATTCATCTTTTTGAGTAATGCCGTGTTGTTGGGCTGCTGCTAACTCGTTTGGCGATTCGAACTGGCCTTTTTGCGCTTGGTAAAACGATTCGGGGCTTTGAAAACCCTGCTCAAGTGCTTTTCTAAAATCGGGTGCGTTGGCATTGGCAAAGCCTGTTAGTACGGCTTGCTCAAACTCGGTATAGGTGGTGTAGCCGTGTTGGGTGGCAAAATGCCAAATATCGGCATCGGTATGGCAGTGGTGAATAAGTTTTTTATAGGTAGTGTCTAAAAGGTTTTTTTGGCTACAGCTTTTGTGTAGTTTTTGCAGCGCGTTTTCAAAGCCTAATTCGGCGGCAGTTTGGTAATTGGCGCGGTTTGTAAAGCCCGCTTTCAGGCAAGCGTTGTAATCGGCAAAGTTTAAAAATCCGGCTTGTTGTGCTTGGTAGTATTCGTCTCCGGTTGTAAAACCTGCTTTTTGCCCCTCGCGGTAATCGGTTAGATTATTGTAGTTAAGTCCGTTAATGGCATAAAATAACCCGTTTTGAAAAAACGAGAACTGGGTATATGTTTTTTTGCCGGATTCCTTTTTGTTGGGCAATAAATGCTCGGGCAGGGTTTGTTTTGTCCGGCTAATAAACAGCACTTCGGGCTGCCAGCGCGCCAGCAGTTGTTCAAACTCGCTAAAAAGTTTTATCTGAACTAAAGGGGTGTGTTTTTTGTGGGCAATGGTTATTTGCTGCGCTGGGGTAAACGACATGGCTTAATCGGCTTGTTTACTAAATAAAAATGCGACACTGTACAAGGACGGGGCTGACAAATAGATAGGTAAGGCAAATAAATATTTGGCAAAGTTACGTTTTTTTAGCTTTGTTGCGCGGTAAGGTGTTGCGCTAATTATTGGGCAAGGGCACAAAAAACTGCTGGTAGTGTTTTAAAACTTTATCGAATGCAAACTGCTGTATCAGAATAACATCGCTGCCATTATCGGCAAAGGCTAAAAACCGGTCGCGGTCAATAGGTGTTTGAGTAGGGTTGTTTACATCGCTAAGCGGGTTGTAGGTTTTAGTGCGCTGGTTGGCACGCATATAATGAACCGTAAGGCTGCGTTGCTGGTTTTGTTGGGTGCTAAGTTTAATTTGGCAATAGGGTTTGGCCTGCTTTAGCGAGTCGGGGTTTGGAAAATGAGGCTCAAACCCCTCGGCATAAAGTGCACTAAATGCTTGTACCATTTGGGCTGCCATCGGTTTGTTTAGCACGTAGGGTACTTGAGGGGGGGGCACTTCGGTTGGCGAAATTAAATTAAATGAATCCGGAAAATGCACCACCTTTAAAATAAAACTCTGTTGAAACTGGTGGGGGTAATCTATTTCAATTTGTGTAATATCTTGGGGTTTATAGCCAAACAACAACCTGCTTCGCCAGGTATGAACATCGGTAATAAAGCGCGGAAGCAAATCGCCTTCAAAATTGGGTGTGTTTACCATAAATGGCCTGTTGTTTTTGCCGTCAACTTGCATGTAAACGCCAATATTATTGAGGGGCACGCCGGCAACACGCCACACCCTTGCCGGAGTTGTGTCGGTTGGGTGGGTATATATTTTTATGGTTCTTTTGGGGTGCTCAAAATCGGTTTGCAATTTAGGCAAAGCGGCATTAGCTACTGGGTACTGCGCACTCATGCGGTAAAAAGTAGTTAGCAAGGTATTAATAGCATCGGGGCGGGCAGTATAGTGTTGGTTAACGGTCCATCCGGTTTGAGGGGCGGGGCGGCGTTGAAGTATGGCTTTGCGCCCTTCGTCATCTGTAATTTCGAGGCGCAAAATAGCGGCAGTATCGCGCCAAGTATAAAGGGTATTGCCTTCGCTGGCAAGGGTGTTTTTTGATTTATTAAATACAAAAAAATACACCAGCACACAAAGTACCAAAAGCAAGGCAGCTGTAACTAATAGCTGTTTTTTATTTTTCATATAGGCAAAATTGCGCTACAAACATGTAACTGGTTTTAAAAGGTTAATTATGCTTTTTGCAAAGCTGATAAATAATAATATCTTAATCAGAGCAATATAAATTAATTTAATTGATTGCGCTAAGTTTTCCGGATAATTTTATATATCCGGATAACACCTACAAACAAAACAAAGCCCATCAAGCCGTAAGCAAGGCTTATTGGCTCTTTTACAACTGCCAAACTTACTATACATGCTAAAAACAAGGCTGGCACCTGGTTAATAATGTTCAGTTGGTTACTTGTGTATTTAAACACTAACTGCCGTTGTTGTTTGTATATTCGGTGCAATACGTGTTGAAATATAAATAATAGCAGCACTAAAGTAGTTTTTATGTGCAACCAAACGGGTAATGGTTTGATGGGGTATGTCAACAACAACCAAATGCCAATCACAAGGGTTAAAATACTCGATGGCCAAATTACCCCCATTAGCAACCGTTTAATCATTAAATTAAACTGTTGGTGCAAAATGGTGCTTTCGGGTTGGGGTTTATCGGCTGCTTCACGGTTGTACAAAAATAAGCGACCTAAATAAAATAAACCACTAAACCATGTTATAACAAAAATAACATGTAACGCTGTAAGGTAGGTCATATTCATTTTGACGGAAAAAATTAACTGTGTTTTTTTATATCTTTAATAAATGGCTTTTTTAGAACTAAAAACAGGTTTTACCCTTCGGCATTAGCTGTAGGTGTTATGTTTTGTTGCCTGTAATGCAGGTAAAAACTTGCTGCCACCAAAAGGCAGAGTAAAATTGAAAAAACAAAGCCCATCGTTTGCCCGCTGTAATAGGTTTGTGGTTCAAATTTAAACTCGATAGTATGTTTTCCGGCGGGCACATTTAAAGCGCGTAGGGTGTAATTTGCCCTAATATGCTCGGTTTTTTGTCCATCAATATAGGCGTTCCAGCCTAAACCGCTATTGTAGTACACCTCGCTAAAAACGGCTAATCCGGGGCTGTTATTTTGGGCTTCGTAGGTAAGTTTTTCGGGGTCGTAGCTTGTTAGTTTTATGCTTGCAGTGCTATCGGCGGCAGGGGTTAGGCCACCTAATTTATTGGCAAAATCGTTGCTTACCACTGCTGTTGTGCGCGGGTCGAAATCGGGGGCAGTTATGGCAGCCATTTCATCGTTGGCGGTAGCTACTGTTTTAATTTGGCTTACCCACCAAGCATTGCCCAAGGCGTGTGGGTTGGTAATAGGCGCAGCACCTGGATTATAAATAATGTATTTAGTATTGAGCATATTAATACCGCTTAACTTAGACAGGGTTTGGTCAATAGCATCGGGCGTTGGATTGTTTTGGAACGCATCGGTTAATTTTGTTATTTCCGGACTTAAATCTCCTTCAATTAAATCTTGGTAACGCCGCAATTTGGCACCATGATACCCTCCAATAGATTTATGAAAATACGAAGTATAGGCATCGTTAAAAGGATTGCCCAATTTTAAAACCCTGTAATTGGGG encodes the following:
- a CDS encoding twin-arginine translocase TatA/TatE family subunit, with product MNHLLFLGNIGFNEMLVILLVVLVLFGGRKIPELARGIGQGIREFNNARNNVQKELEEGIKAEEKKTEPTAK
- a CDS encoding CopD family protein; this translates as MNMTYLTALHVIFVITWFSGLFYLGRLFLYNREAADKPQPESTILHQQFNLMIKRLLMGVIWPSSILTLVIGIWLLLTYPIKPLPVWLHIKTTLVLLLFIFQHVLHRIYKQQRQLVFKYTSNQLNIINQVPALFLACIVSLAVVKEPISLAYGLMGFVLFVGVIRIYKIIRKT